From a region of the Calliphora vicina chromosome 4, idCalVici1.1, whole genome shotgun sequence genome:
- the LOC135958056 gene encoding sodium/potassium/calcium exchanger 4 isoform X2, with product MEWRIYWYREENVTSNFRSLLENFDDFLLLRGVPRESCPNETEDSPLDEFPEYFTLDQLRQGWVVLHVFAAVYFFILLAIICNDYFLPTVECICEDLNLSKDVAAATFMATATSMPEFFTNTISTLITHSDMGLGTIIGSLMFNTLGVASLAAIAIDKPVQLDWWPIARDCFIYGFNTIILIILAWGGEITFTESCVMMGFLLIYYLVTFNNNKFMPAIRVFVEDKLGCCFSTRYDLTEPPENSAKGKLPITKKDPLTGNGLFVINLPENTNSMSSRVNLTHSKSWDGEEQTMEIPTSVYAIPHGESMFMKFWWCYTFPLKFILTMIIPHPAKHRKLYPLSFIMCIIAIGVNAYLIVWMLTSFGVAINVPTIIMGLTFLAAGSTMPEAVSSVISLRNGESGIGVSNSLGANSLAILLSLGVPWFIKNCMNYGMTDGSNKIKIAAQGIEYSILILMLCTITLFIGLSLSGYRLTKRVGLLLFIVYVVFIVLQILIEMNVFFPKQCS from the exons AAGAAAATGTTACGAGTAATTTTCGCAGCTTATTAGAAAATTTCGATGATTTTTTGCTGTTAAGGGGAGTGCCACGCGAATCGTGTCCCAATGAAACAGAAGATTCGCCGCTCGATGAATTTCCAGAGTATTTCACAT TGGATCAATTACGCCAGGGTTGGGTTGTTTTGCACGTCTTTGCTGCCGTCTACTTTTTCATACTATTGGCCATTATTTGCAACGATTACTTTTTACCTACCGTCGAGTGTATTTGTGAGGATTTGAATTTATCCAAAGATGTGGCGGCTGCCACATTTATGGCCACCGCCACTTCTATGCCCGAGTTTTTTACGAATACCATTAGTACCTTGATAACACACTCGGATATGGGTTTGGGCACGATTATTGGTTCGCTGATGTTCAATACATTGGGTGTGGCGAGTTTAGCGGCCATTGCTATAGATAAG cCCGTCCAACTGGATTGGTGGCCTATTGCCCGCGATTGCTTTATATATGGTTTCAACACCATCATTCTAATCATTTTGGCTTGGGGTGGTGAAATAACATTTACCGAATCCTGTGTCATGATGGGTTTCCTACTCATTTATTATTTGGTTActtttaacaataataaatttatgccCGCCATCAGAGTCTTTGTGGAGGATAAATTGGGTTGCTGCTTTTCGACCAGATACG atctTACCGAACCACCAGAGAACAGTGCTAAAGGTAAATTGCCAATTACTAAAAAGGATCCCTTGACCGGAAatggtttgtttgttattaatcTGCCCGAAAATACCAATTCAATGTCATCGAGGGTGAATTTGACTCACTCAAAAAGCT GGGATGGCGAAGAGCAAACCATGGAAATACCTACAAGTGTCTACGCCATACCTCACGGTGAATCtatgtttatgaaattttggtGGTGCTATACATTCCCCCTCAAGTTTATCTTGACAATGATCATACCCCATCCTGCCAAACATCGTAAATTGTATCCTTTATCCTTTATAATGTGTATTATTGCTATTGGTGTCAATGCCTATCTGATCGTCTGGATGTTAACTTCATTTG gTGTCGCCATTAATGTGCCCACAATTATTATGGGTCTAACGTTTTTGGCTGCCGGCTCCACTATGCCCGAGGCTGTGTCAAGTGTGATTTCGTTGAGGAATG GTGAAAGTGGTATTGGTGTCTCCAACTCCTTGGGTGCCAATTCCTTGGCCATTTTGCTATCCTTGGGTGTGCCATGGTTTATCAAGAATTGCATGAACTATGGCATGACTGATGGCtccaacaaaatcaaaattgcCGCTCAAGGCATTGAATACAGTATTTTAATACTCATGCTGTGTACCATAACTCTCTTCATAGGCCTCAGCTTGAGTGGTTATCGTCTCACCAAGAGAGTGGGTCTTCTGCTCTTCATCGTCTATGTTGTCTTTATCGTTTTACAAATTCTAATCGAAATGAATGTATTCTTCCCCAAACAATGTAGTTAA
- the LOC135959124 gene encoding uncharacterized protein LOC135959124 has product MTPFDDFSYLINHVLLGEEPTIEDFILLVGTVVAFVAFVLWCCFPIQPKDSANHRQFSCKTMHSINSSSHQMQTSYSKTSTNALVHNDYILRNGSSTNGAGSSGGGGHSYHCCT; this is encoded by the exons atgACTCCCTTCGATGATTTTTCGTATCTAATAAATCATGTATTGTTGGGCGAAGAGCCG accaTAGAAGATTTTATATTGTTGGTGGGCACGGTGGTGGCTTTTGTGGCCTTTGTTTTATGGTGTTGTTTTCCCATACAGCCCAAG GACTCGGCCAATCATCGACAGTTTTCCTGTAAAACCATGCATTCGATTAACAGCTCTTCACATCAAATGCAAACCAGCTATAGTAAAACCTCTACCAATGCTTTGGTCCACAATGATTATATATTAAGGAATGGTTCCTCAACAAATGGGGCCGGCAGTAGTGGTGGTGGCGGCCATTCATATCATTGTTGCACTTAA
- the LOC135958056 gene encoding sodium/potassium/calcium exchanger 4 isoform X1, translating into MLRKTLLYVSVLLVLFINNNFSMAENLEEENVTSNFRSLLENFDDFLLLRGVPRESCPNETEDSPLDEFPEYFTLDQLRQGWVVLHVFAAVYFFILLAIICNDYFLPTVECICEDLNLSKDVAAATFMATATSMPEFFTNTISTLITHSDMGLGTIIGSLMFNTLGVASLAAIAIDKPVQLDWWPIARDCFIYGFNTIILIILAWGGEITFTESCVMMGFLLIYYLVTFNNNKFMPAIRVFVEDKLGCCFSTRYDLTEPPENSAKGKLPITKKDPLTGNGLFVINLPENTNSMSSRVNLTHSKSWDGEEQTMEIPTSVYAIPHGESMFMKFWWCYTFPLKFILTMIIPHPAKHRKLYPLSFIMCIIAIGVNAYLIVWMLTSFGVAINVPTIIMGLTFLAAGSTMPEAVSSVISLRNGESGIGVSNSLGANSLAILLSLGVPWFIKNCMNYGMTDGSNKIKIAAQGIEYSILILMLCTITLFIGLSLSGYRLTKRVGLLLFIVYVVFIVLQILIEMNVFFPKQCS; encoded by the exons AAGAAAATGTTACGAGTAATTTTCGCAGCTTATTAGAAAATTTCGATGATTTTTTGCTGTTAAGGGGAGTGCCACGCGAATCGTGTCCCAATGAAACAGAAGATTCGCCGCTCGATGAATTTCCAGAGTATTTCACAT TGGATCAATTACGCCAGGGTTGGGTTGTTTTGCACGTCTTTGCTGCCGTCTACTTTTTCATACTATTGGCCATTATTTGCAACGATTACTTTTTACCTACCGTCGAGTGTATTTGTGAGGATTTGAATTTATCCAAAGATGTGGCGGCTGCCACATTTATGGCCACCGCCACTTCTATGCCCGAGTTTTTTACGAATACCATTAGTACCTTGATAACACACTCGGATATGGGTTTGGGCACGATTATTGGTTCGCTGATGTTCAATACATTGGGTGTGGCGAGTTTAGCGGCCATTGCTATAGATAAG cCCGTCCAACTGGATTGGTGGCCTATTGCCCGCGATTGCTTTATATATGGTTTCAACACCATCATTCTAATCATTTTGGCTTGGGGTGGTGAAATAACATTTACCGAATCCTGTGTCATGATGGGTTTCCTACTCATTTATTATTTGGTTActtttaacaataataaatttatgccCGCCATCAGAGTCTTTGTGGAGGATAAATTGGGTTGCTGCTTTTCGACCAGATACG atctTACCGAACCACCAGAGAACAGTGCTAAAGGTAAATTGCCAATTACTAAAAAGGATCCCTTGACCGGAAatggtttgtttgttattaatcTGCCCGAAAATACCAATTCAATGTCATCGAGGGTGAATTTGACTCACTCAAAAAGCT GGGATGGCGAAGAGCAAACCATGGAAATACCTACAAGTGTCTACGCCATACCTCACGGTGAATCtatgtttatgaaattttggtGGTGCTATACATTCCCCCTCAAGTTTATCTTGACAATGATCATACCCCATCCTGCCAAACATCGTAAATTGTATCCTTTATCCTTTATAATGTGTATTATTGCTATTGGTGTCAATGCCTATCTGATCGTCTGGATGTTAACTTCATTTG gTGTCGCCATTAATGTGCCCACAATTATTATGGGTCTAACGTTTTTGGCTGCCGGCTCCACTATGCCCGAGGCTGTGTCAAGTGTGATTTCGTTGAGGAATG GTGAAAGTGGTATTGGTGTCTCCAACTCCTTGGGTGCCAATTCCTTGGCCATTTTGCTATCCTTGGGTGTGCCATGGTTTATCAAGAATTGCATGAACTATGGCATGACTGATGGCtccaacaaaatcaaaattgcCGCTCAAGGCATTGAATACAGTATTTTAATACTCATGCTGTGTACCATAACTCTCTTCATAGGCCTCAGCTTGAGTGGTTATCGTCTCACCAAGAGAGTGGGTCTTCTGCTCTTCATCGTCTATGTTGTCTTTATCGTTTTACAAATTCTAATCGAAATGAATGTATTCTTCCCCAAACAATGTAGTTAA